The following proteins are co-located in the Hevea brasiliensis isolate MT/VB/25A 57/8 chromosome 11, ASM3005281v1, whole genome shotgun sequence genome:
- the LOC110669118 gene encoding transcription initiation factor TFIID subunit 11: MKQSKDPFEAAYEEQEETPPDSPVGPDELDTQAPAASQDPSVVPEDDDIGSSGVHPADPSTSTPVLAAARSKPKNKDDEDDEEEDNMEVELSKFPSSADPDKMAKMQAILSQFTDEQMSRYESFRRSALQKANMRRLLVSITGSQKISLPMTIVVCGIAKMFVGELVETARMVMTERKESGPIRPCHIREAYRRLKLEGKVPKRSVPRLFR; encoded by the exons ATGAAACAATCCAAGGATCCATTCGAAGCAGCTTATGAGGAGCAAGAGGAAACGCCACCTGATTCGCCCGTTGGTCCTGATGAGTTGGATACTCAAGCTCCTGCTGCATCTCAGGACCCTTCTGTTGTACCTGAAGACGATGACATTGGAAGCTCTGGCGTCCATCCCGCTGACCCATCCACTTCTACTCCTGTGTTGGCTGCTGCTAGAAGCAAGCCCAAAAACAAAGACGACGAGGATGATGAAGAGGAGGATAATATGGAGGTTGAGCTTTCTAAGTTCCCGTCCAGTGCTGACCctgataaaatggccaagatgcA GGCTATTTTATCGCAATTCACTGATGAACAGATGAGCAGGTATGAATCATTTCGCAGATCTGCTCTTCAGAAGGCCAACATGAGAAGG TTGTTGGTAAGCATCACTGGATCCCAGAAAATTTCTTTACCAATGACAATTGTAGTTTGTGGAATAGCAAAAATGTTCGTTGGTGAACTTGTTGAAACAG CCAGAATGGTAATGACAGAGAGGAAGGAATCTGGGCCAATCAGACCTTGCCACATAAGAGAAGCATATAGAAGGCTAAAGCTTGAAGGCAAAGTGCCAAAGAGATCTGTACCAAGGTTGTTCCGATAG